Genomic DNA from Caldicellulosiruptor hydrothermalis 108:
CTGTTTTTGTTGCATTTATCATTTATCTCATAAAAGGAATATTGCCATATGATATAAAAAGTTCATATGACAAAGTATTTCTAACAATTTATGACGCTTTAAATCCCTTTGGAAAAACTACAATTTATCTTTCGATGTTTTTTATTGGATGTTTGCTGGCAGAAGTATCGTTTAAAGAGACATTAAAAACTTCTTCTGCCTATGCAATAACACTATTCAAGATGGTCTTGTTACCACTTGGTATTATGTATCTTACCAAATATTTATCAATAGACAATTTTACAAGACTCATAATTGTACTTCAGACTGGGATGCCAACAGCTATAACAAGCTCTGTCTTATCTTACCGATATGACGGCGATAGCCACTATGCGACCCGGACTATATTCATAACAACCATTTTTTCGCTCATAACAATTCCTTTACTGGTGTTTCTATACTATCATATTTAATAACTTTATGAAGAAAGGATGAGAAAGTTTGCAACATGAGATTGTAGTAGTTCTGGACTTTGGTGGTCAGTATAACCAGCTTATTGCAAGAAGAGTAAGAGAATGCGGAGTGTACTGTGAAATTTGGCCATACGACACACCTCTTGAAAAGATAGTTAGTAAAAATCCAAAAGGAATTATATTTACAGGTGGACCGTCAAGTGTATACGAGCCAAACGCTCCTATGATTGACAAAGAACTATTCGAAAGGGGTATTCCAATACTTGGGATATGTTATGGGAACCAGCTGATTGCTCATGTTTTGGGCGGAAAAGTGTCAAGGGCGCTATTTAGAGAGTATGGAAAGACGCATATAAAATACGACATCTCTTCTCCTCTTTTCAGCGGAATACCTGAACATTCTGTGTGTTGGATGAGCCACACAGACTTTGTAGAGAAGCTTCCAGAGGGGTTTAAGGCTTTGGCATCCACCGAAAATTGCGCAATTGCAGCGTTTGGAGATGATATCAAGAAAATTTATGGTGTTCAATTTCATCCTGAGGTTGTCCATACCGAATATGGACGGGAAATTATAAAAAACTTTTTATTTAACATTTGTCAATGCAGCGGTGATTGGAAAACTTCATCATTTATTGAGGAAAAGGTTAATGAGATAAAAAGTATTGTAGGCAACCAAAAAGTGGTATGTGCTCTTTCAGGTGGTGTTGACTCTTCTGTTGCAGCAGTCCTTGTTCACAAAGCGATAGGGAAAAATCTTTACTGCATATTTGTTGACCATGGTCTTTTGAGAAAGGGCGAAGCTGAGGAAGTTATGAGTGTTTTTAAAGATCAATTTGACATGAATGTAATCAAGGTTGATGCGAAAGATAGATTCTTAGATGCTTTAAAAGGTGTTACTGAACCAGAGGAAAAACGGAAGATCATTGGAAGAGAGTTTATCAGGGTATTTGAAGAGGAAGCAGAAAAGCTTGGCGATATAAAGTTTTTGGTTCAGGGAACAATTTATCCTGACGTTGTTGAGAGCGGGGTTGGCAAGGCTGCAACTATAAAAAGCCACCACAATGTCGGTGGTCTTCCTGAAAAAATAAAATTCGAACAAATAATTGAGCCTCTCAGAGAGCTATTTAAAGATGAGGTAAGAAGAGTAGGAATAGAATTGGGAATACCTGAAAAGATTGTCAAAAGACAGCCTTTCCCCGGACCTGGTCTTGCAATAAGGATAATTGGAGAGGTTACAGAGGAAAAATTGGAGATACTGCGCGAGGTTGATTGGATCTTTAGAAAAGAGATTGAACAGAGCGGTCTTGACAATGAAATATGGCAGTACTTTGCGATATTAACCAATATGAGAAGTGTTGGTGTAATGGGTGATGAAAGAACGTATGATTACACAGTTGCTCTAAGAGCTGTTACAAGCATTGATGGGATGACGGCTGACTGGGCTAAAATACCTTATGAGATTTTAGAGAGGGTTTCAAATGAGATTGTAAACAGTGTGAAAAAGGTCAACAGGGTGGTGTATGACATCACTTCAAAACCTCCTGCTACAATTGAATGGGAATAGCAAAAAAATTTTTTTGATGGGCTTGAAATTTCTCACAGAAGGGTGTAACATATTTATAAGTTTTCTCTTTGGAAAGTAGAGAAGAGAAATGAAGTCTTATGTGGTAAGCTTGAGTTTAAAGTTAGTTTCGTTTATCTACCTGTGCCTGTGCATATGCTTATTTATATATTCTAAAGAAGCAGATGTTTTGTTAATTTCAGCGGTATTGAGTATACTGATTGTTTCTACAGTTTATACCTTAAGTAAAGTAGTGGAAAAAGCTCTTACAAAACAATTTAGCATCTTCTACTTTATAATTCACTATTTGATTGTCGTTCTCTTGATCATGTTGTCTTCTTTTATATCCGCCTGCATCAGACAAAGAGCTTTATATATTGTGATTCTTCTAATAAGCTATCCTATAGCCTTGTTAATCTCGTTTGGTATTGCCTATGTTTACTCTAAAAAGCTCTCAAGGAAGTGAAGTGAAAGATGGGCGAAAGCGTATTGAAGGTTTTATTTACCATCCCTATTGGAAAAGGCATACCAGTAAGAGTCGCAGTTGTTGAAATGTGGGCTGTGATGCTATTTTTGATTGCTCTTGCTTTTTATTTAACATCTAATATGAAACTTGTGCCCACGAAAAAACAGATGATTGCTGAATTTATTGTTGATTCTATGAATAAGATAACCAAAAATTTTTTAGGTCATTATTGGCGTATTTTTTCGCCATATTTAGGGACTCTGTTTTTGTTCTTGCTAAGCCTGAATCTGTTGGGACTTTTTGGTTTTCAGCCACCAACAAGTAACTTGAATGTTACTGCAAGTTTTGGTGTAATGTCTATTTTAGTATTGATAATCTCTACAATAATACTAAAAAATCCAATAAGATGGTTTTTAGATCACTTTAGACCCATCCCAATCATTTTCCCGTTTAAGTTCTTGGACTATTTCACAAGAACTCTTTCTTTGTCTGCCCGATTATTCGGTAATATTCTTGCTGGGACTACCATCATGGAGCTCATTTACCATGGCCTTATAAAGTTCCACATACCTCCTGTTGGTATTCCAGCAGTAGCAAGTTTATATTTTGATATATTTGATGGGGTTCTTCAGGCAATAATCTTTACATTTCTTTCCTTAATTTACCTTTACGAAGCCTTAGAAGAATAATTTATTAATTTTGGAGGTGCTTTGAGATGACAGCATTAGCAGCTGGTATAGCAATGCTGGCAGGTTTGGGTGTAGGTATTGGTATTGGTATTGCAACAGGAAAAGCTTCAGAATCTATTGGAAGACAGCCAGAAGCATTTGGACGTATTTTCCCGCTATTTTTAATTGGTGCTGCTTTGGCGGAAGCAGTTGCTATCTATAGTTTGGTTATTGCATTCATGTTAATTTCTAAAATCTAAGCGCTCTCCATGCTTTTTGGGGAGCGTCATCTCTTTTCAGTACCTGAATTTTGCTAAAATAGCAATTATTCTCCATAAATGAGGACTAAAAAGGAGATGATAGAATAAGATGTTCGAACTTAAGATATTTGAGAATATATTCTTTTGGGCAATTATAAACTTTTTGATACTTTATCTCATATACAAAAAGTTTTTCTTCCAAAGAGTTACACAGTTTATGGAAAAAAGATCCCAGATAATTCAAGATCAGCTTGATTTTGCAGCAAAGTCAAAAGAAGAGGCAATAAAGCTAAAGGAAGAATATGAGAATATACTTGCCCAGGCACATGCCAAAGCAAATGAAATTGTTGAAAGTGCAACCTTGGAGGCACAAAGACAGGCGGCAGAAATCATTGAAAATGCAAAGCTTGAGGCTAACAGAATTATGGAAAATGCGCTCAGACAATTTGAGATTGAAAAGAAGAAGCAAATAAATGAACTCAAAAATCAGTTTGTTTCAATTGCGCTTCTTGCTGCATCAAGAGTTATTGAGAAGAATTTGAATACAGAGGAAAATAGAAAGATGGTTGAGAACATATTTGATGAGGCAGGGGTTGCTTAAAGATGTTGCCAGCAAAAAGATATGCAGAGGCTCTTATAAAGCTTGGTCAAGAGGAAGGTAAGCTGGAAAAATTTTATGACCATTTGTTCAAATTATTTGAGATTATCAAAAGTAATAATGAATTTAATAATATTTGGTTCGATTTAGAAATGAAGCGTTCAGAAAAGAAACAAAGAATCAAAGTATTCTTTGGTGATGACATTGATAGTTATATCTTGAACCTTCTTTATCTTCTCATTGATAAACGCAGGGAAATAATTCTTCCCTATATACCTTTTTATTACAAAGAGATATATGACAAAATTGTAGGCAATGTAGATGTGCAGGTTATTGTTGCTCATGAAATTGGAAGCGATGTGTTAAACAAAATTTCTAAATGGCTTTTGAAAAAGTACGGAGTCAAAAATCCAAGATTCATTGTAAAGGTTGACAAAAGCATAATTGGTGGGATAAAGCTGTTATTTAATAACATTGAAGTTGATGCTTCAATAAAAGGTGCTCTTGATTCAATGAGAAAAGAGCTTGTAAAGATAGCTATTTTGTAGGGGTGAGAATGGAAGATGGTTGATGTAACAATTAGACCAGATGAAATTGCTTCAATAATAAAGGATCAAATAAAAAACTATGAAAAAAAGATTGAAACAAGCGATGTTGGTGTTGTCATAATGGCGGGTGACGGTATTGCGAGAATACATGGTCTTGACAACTGCATGGCTGGAGAGCTTTTAGAATTTCCTAATGGAGTTTTTGGAATGGCTCTCAACTTAGAAGAAGACAATGTTGGATGTGTTATACTTGGAAATGATAAGGAAATAAAGGAAGGCACCATTGTAAAAAGGACAGGTAGAGTTGTTGAGGTGCCTGTAGGAGAAGAACTTTTGGGAAGAGTTGTAAACGCTCTGGGCCAACCCATAGATGGTCTTGGTCCCATCAATGCCAAAAAATTTAGACCAGTGGAAAGGATAGCTCCTGGTGTAATTGAAAGAGAACCTGTTAAAACTCCTCTTCAGACAGGTATAATGGCAATTGACGCTATGATTCCTATAGGAAGAGGACAGAGAGAGCTTATAATTGGTGATAGGCAAACTGGTAAAACTGCAATTGCAATAGATACGATTATAAACCAGAAAGATCAAGGTGTTTATTGCATCTATGTGGCAATTGGTCAAAAGGCCTCTACAGTTGCTCAGATAGTCCATACCTTAAAAGAATACGGCGCAATGGATTATACCATTGTTGTGAGTGCAACAGCAAGTGACTCAGCTCCTCTTCAATTCTTAGCTCCATACGCAGGTTGCGCGATGGGAGAAGAGTTTATGGAGTCGGGCAAAGACGCACTCATTATATACGATGACCTTTCTAAACACGCTGTTGCATACAGGGCAATGTCTCTTTTACTCAGACGTCCACCTGGAAGAGAAGCTTACCCTGGCGATGTGTTTTACCTGCATTCAAGACTTTTGGAAAGAGCAGCAAAACTGAATGCTCAGCGTGGAGGCGGATCTCTTACCGCACTGCCAATAATAGAAACTCAAGCAGGTGACGTTTCAGCATATATTCCTACGAATGTCATTTCAATCACAGACGGACAGATATACCTTGAAAGTGAGC
This window encodes:
- the atpH gene encoding ATP synthase F1 subunit delta; the encoded protein is MLPAKRYAEALIKLGQEEGKLEKFYDHLFKLFEIIKSNNEFNNIWFDLEMKRSEKKQRIKVFFGDDIDSYILNLLYLLIDKRREIILPYIPFYYKEIYDKIVGNVDVQVIVAHEIGSDVLNKISKWLLKKYGVKNPRFIVKVDKSIIGGIKLLFNNIEVDASIKGALDSMRKELVKIAIL
- a CDS encoding F0F1 ATP synthase subunit A; this encodes MGESVLKVLFTIPIGKGIPVRVAVVEMWAVMLFLIALAFYLTSNMKLVPTKKQMIAEFIVDSMNKITKNFLGHYWRIFSPYLGTLFLFLLSLNLLGLFGFQPPTSNLNVTASFGVMSILVLIISTIILKNPIRWFLDHFRPIPIIFPFKFLDYFTRTLSLSARLFGNILAGTTIMELIYHGLIKFHIPPVGIPAVASLYFDIFDGVLQAIIFTFLSLIYLYEALEE
- the guaA gene encoding glutamine-hydrolyzing GMP synthase translates to MQHEIVVVLDFGGQYNQLIARRVRECGVYCEIWPYDTPLEKIVSKNPKGIIFTGGPSSVYEPNAPMIDKELFERGIPILGICYGNQLIAHVLGGKVSRALFREYGKTHIKYDISSPLFSGIPEHSVCWMSHTDFVEKLPEGFKALASTENCAIAAFGDDIKKIYGVQFHPEVVHTEYGREIIKNFLFNICQCSGDWKTSSFIEEKVNEIKSIVGNQKVVCALSGGVDSSVAAVLVHKAIGKNLYCIFVDHGLLRKGEAEEVMSVFKDQFDMNVIKVDAKDRFLDALKGVTEPEEKRKIIGREFIRVFEEEAEKLGDIKFLVQGTIYPDVVESGVGKAATIKSHHNVGGLPEKIKFEQIIEPLRELFKDEVRRVGIELGIPEKIVKRQPFPGPGLAIRIIGEVTEEKLEILREVDWIFRKEIEQSGLDNEIWQYFAILTNMRSVGVMGDERTYDYTVALRAVTSIDGMTADWAKIPYEILERVSNEIVNSVKKVNRVVYDITSKPPATIEWE
- the atpA gene encoding F0F1 ATP synthase subunit alpha, yielding MVDVTIRPDEIASIIKDQIKNYEKKIETSDVGVVIMAGDGIARIHGLDNCMAGELLEFPNGVFGMALNLEEDNVGCVILGNDKEIKEGTIVKRTGRVVEVPVGEELLGRVVNALGQPIDGLGPINAKKFRPVERIAPGVIEREPVKTPLQTGIMAIDAMIPIGRGQRELIIGDRQTGKTAIAIDTIINQKDQGVYCIYVAIGQKASTVAQIVHTLKEYGAMDYTIVVSATASDSAPLQFLAPYAGCAMGEEFMESGKDALIIYDDLSKHAVAYRAMSLLLRRPPGREAYPGDVFYLHSRLLERAAKLNAQRGGGSLTALPIIETQAGDVSAYIPTNVISITDGQIYLESELFYAGIRPAINAGISVSRVGGNAQIKAMKKVAGRLRLDLAQYRELEAFAQFGSELDKSTRERLAQGQRIVETLKQPQYRPLPVWHQVVILYSAVNGYLMDIEVSKAREFNEKLVQYISANYPQIFDSIKETKDLTPETEELLKKVIVEFKERFKSNK
- the atpE gene encoding ATP synthase F0 subunit C; the protein is MTALAAGIAMLAGLGVGIGIGIATGKASESIGRQPEAFGRIFPLFLIGAALAEAVAIYSLVIAFMLISKI
- the atpF gene encoding F0F1 ATP synthase subunit B, with the protein product MFELKIFENIFFWAIINFLILYLIYKKFFFQRVTQFMEKRSQIIQDQLDFAAKSKEEAIKLKEEYENILAQAHAKANEIVESATLEAQRQAAEIIENAKLEANRIMENALRQFEIEKKKQINELKNQFVSIALLAASRVIEKNLNTEENRKMVENIFDEAGVA